A genomic window from Vitis riparia cultivar Riparia Gloire de Montpellier isolate 1030 chromosome 18, EGFV_Vit.rip_1.0, whole genome shotgun sequence includes:
- the LOC117907027 gene encoding T-complex protein 1 subunit beta, whose translation MAIDNLFKNDATEEKGERARMASFIGAMAIADLVKTTLGPKGMDKILQSTGRGHSVTVTNDGATILKSLHIDNPAAKVLVDISKVQDDEVGDGTTSVVVLAGELLREAEKLVAAKIHPMTIISGYRMAAECARNALSQKVMDNKEDAEKFKLDLMKIAMTTLSSKILSQDKEHFAKLAVDAVMRLKGSTNLESIQIIKKPGGSLKDSFLDEGFILDKKIGIGQPKRIENAKILVANTAMDTDKVKIYGARVRVDSMSRVAQIEGAEKEKMREKVQKIIGHGINCFVNRQLIYNFPEELFADAGVLAIEHADFDGIERLALVTGGEIASTFDNPESVKLGHCKLIEEIMIGEDKLIHFSGVEMGQACTIVLRGASFHVLDEAERSLHDALCVLSQTVIDSRVLLGGGWPEMVMAKEVDELARKTPGKKSHAIEAFSRALISIPTTIADNAGLDSAELIAQLRAEHHKEESHAGIDVISGSVGDMAELGISEAFKVKQAVLLSATEAAEMILRVDEIITCAPRRREDRM comes from the exons ATGGCG ATCGacaatctttttaaaaatgatgcGACTGAAGAAAAGGGGGAGAGAGCCAGAATG GCGTCCTTTATTGGAGCAATGGCGATTGCTGACCTGGTTAAGACAACCTTAGGGCCAAAGGGAATG GATAAAATTTTGCAATCAACAGGCAGAGGCCACAGTGTTACTGTTACAAATGATGGTGCTACCATCTTAAAGTCCCTTCATATTGACAACCCAGCTGCTAAAGTCCTTGTTG ATATATCCAAAGTTCAAGATGATGAGGTTGGTGATGGGACCACTTCAGTTGTTGTTTTGGCTGGAGAGCTTTTAAGAGAAGCAGAGAAGTTGGTGGCAGCAAAAATTCATCCCATGACAATAATTTCAG GTTATCGGATGGCTGCCGAATGTGCTCGGAATGCTTTGTCACAGAAAGTCATGGATAATAAAGAGGATGCAG AAAAGTTCAAGTTAGACTTGATGAAGATTGCAATGACTACTTTGAGTTCAAAAATTCTATCCCAGGACAAGGAACATTTTGCAAAACTGGCAGTAGATGCTGTTATGAGACTGAAG GGCAGCACAAACTTGGAGTCTATTCAAATAATTAAGAAGCCTGGAGGATCACTCAAAGACTCATTTTTGGATGAAGG GTTTATTCTTGACAAGAAGATAGGCATTGGTCAACCAAAACGCATTGAGAATGCAAAGATTTTGGTGGCAAATACTGCAATGGACACTGATAAAGTCAAGATTTATGGGGCACGTGTCCGTGTTGACTCAATGTCTAGGGTTGCCCAGATTGAAGGGGCTGAAaaggagaaaatgagagaaaaagttCAGAAGATTATAGGTCATGGGATTAACTGCTTTGTTAACAGACAGTTGATTTACAATTTCCCAGAGGAACTCTTTGCAGATGCGGGAGTACTTGCAATTGAGCATGCTGATTTTGATGGTATTGAACGTCTGGCTCTAGTAACTGGTGGTGAGATTGCATCAACCTTTGACAATCCAGAGTCGGTTAAGCTTGGGCACTGCAAGCTGATTGAAGAAATTATGATTGGTGAGGACAAATTGATCCATTTTTCGGGTGTTGAAATGGGTCAGGCATGCACAATAGTATTGAGAGGTGCAAG CTTTCATGTGTTGGATGAGGCAGAAAGGTCTCTGCATGATGCCTTGTGTGTGCTTTCTCAGACAGTGATTGACAGCCGAGTTTTGCTTGGAGGTGGTTGGCCTGAGATGGTGATGGCAAAGGAAGTGGATGAGCTGGCCCGGAAAACTCCTGGGAAAAAATCTCATGCTATTGAAGCTTTTTCGCGGGCACTCATATCCATTCCAACAACCATTGCAGACAATGCAGGGCTGGATAGTGCTGAGTTGATAGCACAGCTCCGTGCAGAGCACCACAAGGAAGAAAGCCACGCAGGGATTGATGTCATCTCTGGTTCG GTAGGAGATATGGCAGAACTGGGGATTTCTGAAGCATTCAAAGTTAAGCAGGCTGTATTACTCTCTGCCACTGAGGCTGCTGAGATGATTCTTAGAGTTGATGAAATTATAACTTGTGCCCCACGGAGAAGAGAAGATAGAATGTGA
- the LOC117907649 gene encoding enoyl-CoA hydratase 2, peroxisomal yields the protein MGQTSDFDPNLLISHKFPEVTYSYSERDVILYALGVGACARDAVDENELKYVYHQDGQQFIQVLPTFAALFATASFDFQLPGLEYDPRLLLHGQQYIEIHKSFPSSVCIQNKASISGLHDKGKAAIVEIEIESYEKESGELLCKNRMTTYLRGAGGFSKSSEPYSYSKYPNQPVSAVKVPKSQPFVVFEDCTQPSQALLYRLSGDYNPLHSDPGVAKIAGFSRPILHGLCTLGFAVRAIIRCICRGDPNMVKNVQARFLLHVYPGETLITEMWLQGLRVVYQTKVKERSRTVLSGYVDLSRLASSL from the exons ATGGGCCAGACTTCAGATTTCGATCCCAACCTTCTCATTTCTCACAAATTTCCCGAA GTTACATACTCCTATAGCGAAAG AGATGTAATACTCTACGCACTTGGTGTTGGAGCATGTGCACGGGATGCTGTGGACGAAAATGAACTCAAATATGTCTACCATCAAGATGGGCAGCAATTTATCCAG GTTTTACCAACGTTTGCTGCTTTATTTGCTACCGCATCATTCGATTTTCAGCTACCAGGTTTAGA ATATGATCCACGCCTTCTACTGCATGGACAACAATATATAGAAATCCACAAGTCATTTCCTTCAAGTGTTTGT ATACAAAACAAAGCCAGTATTTCTGGATTGCATGATAAAG GTAAAGCAGCAATAGTTGAGATTGAGATTGAAAGTTATGAGAAAGAGTCTGGTGAACTGCTATGCAAGAACCG GATGACCACCTATCTGCGAGGTGCTGGCGGTTTCTCAAAATCATCTGAACCATATTCCTACTCAAAGTATCCTAACCAACCAGTTTCAGCGGTTAAAGTTCCAAAAAGTCAGCCTTTTGTCGTATTTGAGGATTGTACCCAACCATCTCAG GCTTTGCTGTATAGGCTATCTGGTGACTACAATCCTTTGCATTCAGATCCAGGCGTTGCAAAAATTGCAGG ATTCTCTCGTCCCATACTGCATGGGCTGTGCACACTGGGGTTTGCAGTTAGGGCGATCATCCGATGTATCTGCAGAGGAGACCCAAACATGGTGAAGAACGTACAAGCACGCTTTCTTTTACATGTCTACCCTGGCGAAACCTTGATCACAGAAATGTGGCTCCAAGGCTTGAG GGTTGTATATCAAACTAAGGTGAAAGAGCGGAGCAGGACAGTGCTTTCTGGCTATGTAGACCTAAGCCGATTGGCTTCATCATTGTGA